From the genome of Triticum aestivum cultivar Chinese Spring chromosome 3B, IWGSC CS RefSeq v2.1, whole genome shotgun sequence, one region includes:
- the LOC123072394 gene encoding protein LIFEGUARD 2 — MKGGDIEAGTSGGTAAAPAGALYPGMAESPELRWALIRKIYVIVSLQLLLTAVVAAVVVKVPAIPHFFASSYAGLGLYIFLLILPFIVLCPLYIYRQKHPVNLLLLGVFTVAISFAVGMTCAFTSGKVILEAAILTTVVVFSLTAYTFWAVKRGKDFSFLGPFLFASLIMLLVFGFIQILFPLGKLSHMIYGALAALIFSGYIVYDTDNIIKRYTYDEYVWAAVSLYLDIINLFMALLTLFSAGDS, encoded by the exons ATGAAGGGCGGCGACATCGAGGCGGGGACCTCCGGCGGCACTGCCGCGGCGCCGGCGGGAGCGCTGTACCCCGGGATGGCGGAGAGCCCGGAGCTGCGCTGGGCGCTCATCCGGAAGATCTACGTCATCGTCTCCCTGCAGCTTCTCCTCActgccgtcgtcgccgccgtcgtcgtcaagGTCCCCGCCATCCCCCACTTCTTCGCCTCCTCCTACGCCGGCCTCGGGCTCTacatcttcctcctcatcctcccctTCATCG TGTTGTGCCCGTTGTACATCTACCGCCAGAAGCACCCAGTCAACCTGCTGCTGCTTGGCGTCTTCACAGTGGCCATCAGCTTCGCTGTCGGCATGACATGTGCCTTCACTAGCG GCAAGGTCATTTTGGAGGCAGCGATTCTTACAACGGTGGTTGTCTTCAGCCTGACTGCTTACACGTTCTGGGCTGTAAAGAGGGGCAAGGACTTCAGCTTCCTTGGTCCTTTCTTATTTGCTTCTCTCATCATGTTGCTCGTCTTCGGGTTCATTCAG ATCCTCTTCCCGCTGGGCAAGCTCTCTCACATGATCTATGGCGCGCTGGCGGCACTCATCTTCAGTGGCTACATTGTCTATGACACAGACAACATCATCAAGCGTTACACCTATGACGAGTATGTCTGGGCCGCCGTCTCGCTCTACCTTGACATCATCAATCTGTTCATGGCCCTGCTCACCCTGTTTAGTGCGGGTGACAGCTAA